One window from the genome of Pseudanabaena yagii GIHE-NHR1 encodes:
- a CDS encoding ISAs1 family transposase produces MNFIEQLKQIPDHRKSKGKRHPLWLVMCLTLLGVLCNYHGYRPLADFCEKHWQTLQTRLELAPESRIPSYSTFRRVIQGVEIEPIVKLFNEWCRNSYTGESGQWLAMDGKSIKCTVSNQTDSRQNFTSTVSAFTHETGEVIALAVSENKQISEIEVVKQVITSLQGQKASFTLDALHCQKDTVKLIVEQEQHYLIALKNNQPNLLKILDNLHQTTEALSYAEEFDKSHSRQVRRRVWVYPAPTHLRKQWSSLQSLIYVEREGWRDDKPFVESVGYISDLSLKAAQFLDPIRLHWGIENRLHWVRDVLFQEDTGLRRGGNAPTIWAIIHCFIMTTVRRLGFRTIPQGQRVLANQVHQVFDILSCSYSY; encoded by the coding sequence ATGAACTTTATAGAACAATTAAAGCAGATCCCAGACCATCGGAAAAGTAAAGGTAAGCGACATCCACTATGGCTAGTCATGTGCTTAACCTTGCTGGGAGTATTGTGTAATTATCACGGATATCGACCCTTAGCAGATTTCTGTGAGAAACATTGGCAAACCCTACAAACAAGGCTAGAGCTAGCACCAGAGAGTCGAATCCCGTCATATTCGACCTTTCGTCGTGTCATTCAAGGAGTAGAAATTGAGCCAATAGTTAAACTATTTAACGAGTGGTGTAGAAATAGCTATACAGGCGAATCAGGGCAATGGCTGGCGATGGACGGAAAAAGCATCAAATGTACTGTCTCCAATCAGACTGATTCTAGGCAAAACTTTACCAGTACCGTATCAGCCTTTACCCATGAAACGGGAGAAGTAATAGCCCTTGCCGTATCCGAAAACAAACAAATTAGTGAAATCGAAGTCGTTAAACAAGTGATTACCTCTTTACAAGGGCAGAAAGCCTCTTTCACCCTAGATGCCTTACATTGCCAAAAAGATACGGTGAAATTAATTGTTGAACAGGAACAGCATTATTTGATTGCGCTCAAAAATAATCAACCGAATTTGCTCAAGATTTTGGATAACTTACATCAAACCACGGAAGCCCTTAGCTATGCTGAAGAGTTTGACAAATCTCATAGCCGTCAAGTGCGCCGTCGCGTTTGGGTTTATCCTGCGCCGACTCACCTACGTAAACAATGGTCGTCTCTACAGTCTTTGATTTATGTGGAACGCGAGGGCTGGCGTGATGACAAGCCTTTTGTCGAATCAGTTGGTTATATTTCTGACTTGTCTCTCAAGGCGGCTCAGTTTCTTGACCCGATTCGCCTACACTGGGGCATTGAAAATCGCTTACATTGGGTGCGCGATGTCCTTTTTCAAGAGGATACGGGGTTACGTCGTGGTGGTAATGCTCCTACTATTTGGGCAATTATTCACTGTTTTATCATGACCACTGTTCGTCGCCTTGGCTTTCGGACGATTCCTCAGGGGCAACGGGTTCTCGCGAATCAGGTTCATCAAGTTTTTGATATTCTCTCCTGCTCTTATTCTTACTGA
- a CDS encoding efflux RND transporter periplasmic adaptor subunit → MQTENQLEPKEDNLPEELSDFPDELAPPKKSFLGRWKWRIAIVLILALVGGGGYYAYTQMIAPASNQGSRKRDRVISIKRTDLPIIVTANGTIQPEKSINVSPKSSGRLKSLLVKEGQSVTAGQILAYMDESNTLGQITQADGQLAAAQASLDLLRAGNRSQDIAQAQANLANAQATLEQSEIVYRQNQQLYKEGAIASRDLDASRTTMEANRAKVTQAREALSLQQAGSRPEDIDRAQAQVVAAAGTLQTVQSQLEDTIIRAPFDGVVVRKYADPGAFVTPTTSGSAVSSATASSILALASNNQVVANVAEANIAQIAVGQEVSFQVDAYPNKKFSGRVVSISPQAIVNQNVTSFEVKAEITSKDKEMLRSGMNASLEFRAGQLKDVLVVPTVAIVRQQGSTGVYVKTEQNTTPVFTQIETGVTVDDKTEVKSGLNGDEKIFVSFPEGSRPKTEPRGVPGLTPSTPQRQRG, encoded by the coding sequence ATGCAAACCGAGAACCAGCTAGAACCGAAGGAAGATAATCTCCCCGAAGAACTATCCGATTTTCCCGACGAGCTTGCTCCGCCCAAGAAATCGTTTCTAGGACGCTGGAAATGGCGGATTGCCATTGTCTTAATCCTTGCGTTAGTTGGCGGTGGTGGTTACTATGCCTACACTCAAATGATTGCCCCTGCCAGTAATCAAGGCAGCCGTAAACGCGATCGCGTAATTTCGATAAAGCGGACTGATTTACCGATCATCGTTACCGCAAATGGCACGATCCAGCCCGAAAAATCCATCAACGTCAGTCCTAAAAGTTCAGGTAGGCTCAAGAGTTTATTAGTCAAAGAAGGGCAATCTGTGACCGCAGGACAGATCCTCGCCTATATGGATGAGTCCAATACCTTAGGACAAATTACCCAAGCTGATGGGCAATTGGCGGCAGCGCAGGCAAGTCTCGACCTCCTCCGCGCAGGCAATCGTTCTCAAGATATTGCCCAAGCCCAAGCAAACTTAGCTAATGCCCAAGCTACCCTCGAACAGTCAGAAATCGTTTATCGTCAAAATCAACAGCTATATAAAGAAGGGGCGATCGCTTCTAGGGATCTGGATGCTTCAAGGACAACAATGGAAGCAAATCGCGCTAAAGTCACCCAAGCGAGAGAGGCTTTATCGTTGCAACAGGCAGGTTCACGACCTGAGGATATTGATCGCGCTCAGGCTCAAGTTGTGGCGGCAGCAGGTACTTTGCAAACTGTGCAATCACAATTGGAAGATACGATTATTCGCGCTCCCTTTGATGGTGTAGTAGTTAGGAAGTATGCCGATCCGGGAGCCTTTGTAACTCCCACAACTTCAGGCAGTGCAGTAAGTTCCGCAACGGCTTCTTCAATTCTTGCCCTTGCTAGCAATAACCAAGTCGTCGCCAATGTTGCCGAAGCAAATATTGCTCAAATTGCCGTCGGTCAGGAGGTCTCCTTTCAAGTTGACGCTTATCCCAATAAGAAATTTAGCGGGCGGGTCGTATCGATTTCACCACAGGCGATCGTTAATCAAAATGTCACCAGTTTTGAGGTGAAGGCAGAAATCACTTCTAAGGACAAGGAAATGTTGCGATCGGGCATGAATGCTAGCTTAGAATTTCGGGCAGGACAACTAAAGGATGTTTTGGTCGTACCCACCGTTGCGATCGTGCGGCAGCAGGGCAGTACAGGGGTCTATGTGAAGACAGAACAGAATACAACTCCTGTATTTACACAAATTGAAACAGGTGTCACCGTGGATGACAAAACCGAAGTGAAGTCAGGCTTGAATGGTGATGAGAAAATCTTTGTTTCCTTCCCTGAAGGTTCCCGTCCCAAGACCGAGCCTAGAGGTGTTCCGGGGTTAACGCCTTCTACGCCGCAGAGACAACGAGGGTAA
- a CDS encoding ABC transporter permease has product MQKLKPIAKPPAKTLARQRIQVAKVPFAEILTMAAESLWNNRLRTALTMLGVIIGIAAVIAITSIGQGIQKSTENQLQALGTNSINVLTGSARTGGINQGGGSASTLTLEDAQAVAKAPAIKLMSAYLQRNRQVSYGNQNTSTTVIGTDVNYSPIRNTFPTEGRYFEQEDIDNAKSLVVLGSKVKSDLFGRANAIGERIRIQGEQYQVIGVMESKGASGGFDQDDRVYIPLKNMSARQVGNNSLQGISVSGFWVQALDESEIEAAQFQLTNLLRLRHKIYPPQPDDFRIVNQTDIVSAFTNIVGLLTLMVGAIAAISLIVGGIGIANIMLVSVVERTREIGVRKALGATRAAILNQFLTEAILVSGLGGIVGIGLGVAIAYGSATIFQFPFLISIWAVLAGFGLSMIVGLVAGVIPARSAAKLDPIQALRSD; this is encoded by the coding sequence ATGCAAAAGTTAAAGCCAATCGCCAAACCTCCAGCAAAAACATTGGCAAGGCAACGTATTCAGGTTGCGAAAGTTCCTTTTGCAGAGATTCTGACTATGGCAGCAGAATCTCTGTGGAATAATCGTCTCCGCACAGCCCTGACGATGCTAGGCGTAATCATTGGGATTGCGGCGGTAATTGCGATTACATCGATCGGACAAGGCATTCAGAAGTCAACCGAAAATCAGTTACAGGCGCTTGGTACAAATTCGATTAACGTCCTCACAGGTTCAGCAAGAACAGGTGGTATTAATCAGGGTGGTGGTTCTGCTTCCACTTTGACCTTAGAAGATGCTCAAGCTGTAGCCAAAGCCCCTGCGATCAAGTTGATGTCCGCATATTTACAGCGCAATAGACAGGTTTCCTACGGTAATCAAAATACTTCCACGACGGTGATTGGCACGGATGTTAATTATTCACCAATTCGGAATACTTTCCCAACTGAGGGTAGATATTTTGAGCAAGAAGATATTGATAATGCTAAATCCTTAGTAGTACTTGGCTCGAAGGTGAAATCTGATTTGTTTGGTCGGGCAAATGCGATCGGCGAGAGAATTCGCATTCAGGGAGAGCAGTACCAAGTCATCGGGGTAATGGAATCAAAAGGAGCTTCAGGTGGTTTCGATCAGGACGATCGCGTATATATTCCTTTAAAAAATATGTCAGCGCGACAGGTTGGCAATAATTCTTTGCAAGGCATCTCCGTGAGTGGTTTTTGGGTACAGGCTCTAGACGAATCCGAAATTGAGGCGGCTCAATTCCAATTAACCAATCTCCTGCGTCTGCGCCATAAGATTTATCCACCTCAGCCCGATGATTTCCGCATTGTCAACCAAACGGATATTGTCAGCGCTTTTACAAATATTGTCGGATTGCTAACCCTGATGGTCGGCGCGATCGCTGCCATATCTCTGATCGTTGGTGGTATTGGTATTGCTAATATCATGCTCGTTTCCGTGGTCGAGCGCACCCGTGAAATCGGTGTCCGCAAAGCGCTAGGAGCAACGAGAGCTGCCATTCTCAATCAGTTTCTCACCGAGGCGATTTTAGTCTCAGGGCTGGGTGGCATAGTTGGAATTGGGTTAGGAGTAGCGATCGCCTATGGTTCAGCAACAATTTTTCAGTTCCCATTTCTGATCTCAATTTGGGCAGTTTTGGCAGGTTTTGGCTTATCAATGATTGTTGGCTTAGTGGCAGGGGTAATTCCCGCCCGCAGTGCCGCCAAACTCGATCCTATTCAAGCGCTTAGAAGCGACTAA
- a CDS encoding ABC transporter ATP-binding protein, with protein sequence MIRLENIRKAYRLGEVDVPVLKGIDLEIQSGEYAAIMGMSGSGKSTLMNIIGCLDRPTKGKYYLENRELTTYNDDELAYIRNRRIGFVFQQFNLLARSTALENVMLPMIYSNIPKEKRRRLAVEALTKVGLSDRMANRPNQLSGGQQQRVAIARALANRPALILADEPTGALDTHTSHEVMNLLADLNEQGITIVLVTHEPDVAERTRRIIRIQDGLISK encoded by the coding sequence ATGATTCGTTTAGAAAATATCCGCAAAGCCTACCGACTCGGTGAAGTTGATGTTCCCGTTCTTAAAGGTATTGATTTAGAGATTCAATCTGGGGAATATGCCGCAATCATGGGGATGTCAGGCTCAGGCAAATCCACCCTCATGAATATCATCGGCTGCCTCGATCGCCCGACCAAAGGGAAATATTATCTCGAAAATCGGGAGTTAACCACCTATAACGATGATGAACTCGCCTATATTCGCAATCGTCGCATTGGGTTTGTATTTCAGCAGTTTAATCTCCTAGCCCGTTCAACTGCCCTTGAGAACGTGATGCTACCGATGATTTATTCCAATATTCCTAAGGAAAAGCGTCGTCGTCTGGCTGTCGAAGCCTTAACAAAAGTGGGACTTAGCGATCGCATGGCAAATCGTCCCAATCAACTATCAGGCGGACAACAGCAACGGGTAGCGATCGCTCGAGCCTTAGCCAATCGTCCAGCCTTAATTCTTGCCGATGAACCAACGGGAGCTTTAGATACGCATACTTCTCATGAGGTGATGAATTTGCTTGCTGACTTAAATGAGCAGGGGATTACGATTGTGCTGGTAACTCATGAGCCAGATGTCGCTGAGAGAACTCGCCGCATTATTCGCATTCAAGATGGGTTGATTTCTAAATAA
- a CDS encoding sigma 54-interacting transcriptional regulator has translation MFIKERSQVLQPYLITKAERGIIGKSRYATRLRHEIKQASEDREPVLILGEPGLDKDNIAALIHFNSTYRREAIAKVNCNLVQVSGAELFGRAGGNAGLLTYLGTGTLVLNNIQELPEELIPKIVQLLETRTYRPVGSDEQEEPLICETRIIMVTEKSQPTCESHVKHSIKVPALRVRKADIKPHVEYYISLFCRDRGIPKPTITAEALRSLQGYDFPENLKELRFLVGRAIVQSLNEPFLTEAVFWSPQPKGKKFRFNLLNAYPSLRRFLRSEWFTDRINYGFTLTFFAIVVATLFLAPQTRDRNVALNLFWAWWWPLILIGFPFVGRLWCAICPFMIYGEVTQKISLWLFPRQLKHWNRDLSERWGGWFLFGLFVLIYLWEELWDLQNTAYLSAYLLLLITAGAMICSLIFERRYWCRYLCPIGGMNGLFAKLSMTELRAQQGTCSAECTTYQCYKGGAKKGEGLETNGCPLYSHPAQLQDNRDCVLCMTCLKACPHRSVEFNLRPSAIELWTTHVPRTYEVALLLLLLGGAFLHRLPEIQTAIAWQINADEFLPHLGLSVLILLFVAAVPLVAYGMMRSLHFIMVNWKKSCQDNQLPYGLNTCKPKSFIQLAYGYLPLALGANLAHYLRLFLQEAGRVLPVTWATLGMDGSSLPILIAHPAVTAFLQGTVLIFSVLLTWVLTQKIARQSWRSLLPQHVSTLLLAIALWVIIL, from the coding sequence ATGTTTATAAAAGAGCGATCGCAGGTTTTACAGCCTTACTTAATTACTAAAGCCGAGCGCGGAATCATTGGTAAGAGTCGTTATGCAACGCGACTACGCCATGAAATTAAACAGGCAAGTGAAGATCGAGAGCCAGTATTAATCCTTGGAGAACCGGGGCTGGATAAGGATAATATTGCGGCGTTGATTCATTTTAACTCGACCTATCGACGGGAAGCGATCGCTAAAGTCAATTGCAATTTAGTACAGGTAAGTGGAGCTGAGCTATTTGGGAGAGCAGGGGGGAATGCTGGCTTATTGACCTATTTGGGAACAGGAACTCTCGTTTTAAATAATATTCAAGAACTACCAGAGGAACTGATTCCTAAGATTGTGCAGCTTTTAGAAACGCGCACCTATAGACCCGTCGGTAGTGATGAACAGGAGGAGCCGTTAATCTGTGAAACGCGGATCATCATGGTGACAGAGAAATCTCAACCCACTTGCGAATCCCATGTGAAACATTCCATTAAAGTTCCTGCATTGAGAGTCCGTAAGGCTGACATTAAACCCCATGTGGAATATTACATTAGTCTATTCTGTCGCGATCGCGGTATTCCTAAACCGACAATTACTGCCGAAGCCCTCCGTAGTTTACAAGGCTATGACTTCCCAGAAAATTTAAAGGAACTCCGATTTTTAGTAGGACGGGCGATCGTGCAGTCCTTGAATGAGCCATTTCTAACTGAGGCTGTGTTTTGGTCGCCCCAACCCAAGGGAAAGAAATTTCGGTTTAATCTACTCAATGCCTATCCTAGTTTGCGCCGTTTCTTACGCAGTGAATGGTTCACCGATCGCATTAACTACGGATTTACGCTCACATTTTTTGCGATTGTTGTCGCGACGCTATTTTTAGCCCCCCAAACCCGCGATCGCAATGTTGCCCTTAACTTATTTTGGGCATGGTGGTGGCCATTGATTTTGATCGGATTTCCATTTGTGGGGCGACTGTGGTGCGCGATCTGTCCATTTATGATTTATGGAGAAGTCACGCAAAAAATCTCACTGTGGCTCTTTCCCCGACAGCTAAAACATTGGAATCGGGATCTTTCCGAACGATGGGGTGGTTGGTTTCTCTTTGGTCTATTTGTACTGATTTATCTCTGGGAAGAACTGTGGGATTTACAAAATACCGCTTATCTTTCGGCTTATTTACTACTGTTGATTACGGCAGGAGCAATGATTTGCTCATTAATTTTTGAGCGGAGATATTGGTGTCGCTATCTCTGTCCAATTGGCGGCATGAATGGACTATTTGCAAAACTCTCCATGACCGAGTTACGTGCTCAGCAAGGGACTTGCTCCGCAGAATGCACTACCTATCAATGCTATAAGGGTGGCGCGAAAAAAGGCGAAGGTTTGGAAACTAATGGCTGTCCGTTATATTCCCATCCTGCTCAACTGCAAGACAATCGCGACTGTGTTCTATGTATGACCTGTCTCAAGGCTTGCCCCCATCGTTCCGTAGAGTTCAATCTCCGTCCATCTGCGATCGAGTTATGGACAACCCATGTGCCGCGCACCTACGAAGTCGCATTGTTACTGCTATTGCTAGGCGGGGCGTTTCTCCATCGATTGCCAGAGATTCAAACAGCGATCGCATGGCAAATTAATGCAGATGAATTCTTACCGCATTTAGGACTATCGGTGCTGATTTTGCTGTTTGTAGCAGCAGTTCCTTTAGTTGCCTATGGCATGATGCGATCGCTCCATTTCATCATGGTTAATTGGAAGAAAAGTTGCCAAGACAATCAGTTACCCTATGGGCTTAACACCTGTAAACCCAAGTCCTTTATCCAGCTTGCCTATGGATATTTACCCCTAGCTCTGGGCGCAAATCTTGCCCATTATTTACGTCTTTTCCTACAAGAAGCTGGTCGTGTCTTGCCCGTGACTTGGGCAACTTTGGGAATGGATGGCTCAAGTCTTCCTATTTTGATCGCCCATCCTGCGGTAACAGCATTTTTGCAAGGAACTGTGTTGATTTTTTCAGTGCTACTGACATGGGTTTTAACCCAAAAGATTGCCCGTCAGTCTTGGCGATCGCTCTTACCTCAGCATGTGAGTACGCTACTTTTAGCGATCGCCTTGTGGGTAATTATCCTTTAA